Proteins from a single region of Synechococcus sp. WH 8109:
- the ilvC gene encoding ketol-acid reductoisomerase: MAQLFYDSDADLGLLNGKTVAIIGYGSQGHAHALNLKDSGVNVVVGLYDGSRSAEKAKADGIEVMSVADASAKADWIMVLLPDEFQKDVYEQEIAPHLSAGKVLSFAHGFNIRFELIKPPADVDVVMIAPKGPGHTVRWEYQNGQGVPALFAIEQDASGNARGMAMAYAKGIGGTRAGILETNFKEETETDLFGEQAVLCGGLSELVKAGFETLVEAGYQPELAYFECLHEVKLIVDLMVKGGLTSMRDSISNTAEYGDYVSGPRLITADTKAEMKRVLADIQDGTFARNFVAECEAGKPEMKKVRDRDSQHPIEKVGKGLRSMFSWLKDA; the protein is encoded by the coding sequence ATGGCCCAGCTCTTTTACGACTCCGACGCCGATCTCGGTCTGCTGAACGGCAAGACCGTGGCCATCATTGGTTATGGCTCCCAGGGTCATGCCCACGCTCTGAACTTGAAGGATTCAGGCGTGAACGTGGTGGTGGGCCTCTATGACGGCAGCCGCTCCGCCGAGAAAGCCAAGGCAGACGGTATTGAGGTCATGAGCGTGGCCGATGCCTCAGCCAAGGCCGACTGGATCATGGTCTTGCTGCCCGACGAATTCCAGAAGGACGTCTACGAGCAGGAAATCGCACCCCACCTGAGTGCAGGCAAGGTGCTCAGCTTCGCCCACGGCTTCAACATCCGGTTCGAGCTGATCAAGCCGCCCGCCGATGTGGATGTGGTGATGATCGCCCCGAAGGGCCCTGGCCACACCGTGCGTTGGGAGTACCAGAACGGCCAGGGTGTGCCCGCCTTGTTCGCCATCGAACAGGACGCCTCCGGCAATGCCCGCGGCATGGCGATGGCCTATGCCAAGGGGATCGGTGGCACCCGTGCCGGCATCCTGGAGACCAACTTCAAGGAAGAGACCGAAACCGACCTGTTCGGTGAGCAGGCTGTGCTGTGTGGCGGTCTGTCCGAACTCGTGAAGGCTGGTTTCGAGACCCTGGTGGAAGCGGGCTACCAGCCCGAATTGGCTTACTTCGAGTGCCTGCACGAGGTGAAGCTGATTGTGGATCTGATGGTGAAGGGAGGACTGACCTCCATGCGCGATTCGATCTCCAACACCGCTGAGTACGGCGACTACGTCAGCGGCCCCCGTCTGATCACCGCCGACACCAAGGCCGAGATGAAGCGCGTTCTGGCAGACATCCAGGACGGCACCTTCGCCAGGAACTTCGTGGCCGAATGCGAAGCCGGTAAACCAGAGATGAAAAAGGTGCGCGACCGTGATTCCCAGCATCCGATCGAGAAAGTGGGCAAAGGCCTGCGCTCGATGTTCAGCTGGCTGAAGGACGCCTAA
- a CDS encoding glycosyltransferase produces the protein MSSASDHLPQRIALVHEWFSPRSVGGAEQVVQEVDSLLRSLGCEPQMAALIDAESRRPGSWLHGRSVLTSPIQCLPWGRSHVQQYLPLLPFAIEQIDLGAAELVISSSHLVAKGVLTAPDQLHISYVHTPVRYAWDQMHAYLQRSALARRGLGPLIRWQLHALRQWDQLSAQRVDHLIANSRFTARRIRKYWGREASVIHPPVEVERFRWNADRDDVYLCLCRLVPYKRVDLVVEAFNRLGLPLLVVGDGPEKERLEALAGPTVTLLGRQSQQQVEELMALCRAFVYAGLEDFGIAPVEAMASGAPVIGLGRGGLLDTVRCAAAGIPEPTGVLFPEQSVESLVQAVEWFEQERIWRSLDAEAIRAWAERFRPEAFAARFESVLRTAWSAHQRGCAVAASDPAEMPGLRL, from the coding sequence ATGTCCTCGGCTTCGGATCACCTCCCGCAGCGCATCGCTCTGGTTCATGAGTGGTTCTCGCCTCGTTCTGTCGGTGGTGCAGAACAGGTTGTTCAAGAGGTTGATTCTTTACTGCGCAGCCTCGGCTGCGAGCCGCAGATGGCGGCCCTGATTGACGCCGAATCTCGACGGCCGGGCAGTTGGTTGCATGGACGATCCGTCCTCACCAGCCCGATTCAGTGCCTGCCGTGGGGGCGCAGCCATGTGCAGCAGTACCTGCCGCTGCTGCCCTTTGCTATCGAACAGATCGATCTTGGCGCTGCTGAGCTGGTGATCAGCAGCAGTCACCTGGTAGCCAAGGGTGTGCTGACGGCTCCGGACCAGCTGCACATCAGTTATGTGCATACACCCGTGCGTTACGCCTGGGACCAGATGCACGCTTATCTGCAACGTTCGGCGCTGGCTCGGCGTGGTCTGGGCCCTTTGATTCGCTGGCAGTTGCATGCTCTGCGGCAATGGGACCAACTCAGTGCGCAGCGGGTGGATCACCTCATTGCCAACTCCCGTTTCACGGCGCGTCGAATCCGCAAGTACTGGGGGCGGGAGGCCAGCGTGATCCATCCCCCCGTCGAGGTGGAGCGCTTTCGCTGGAATGCCGATCGAGACGACGTCTACCTCTGTCTGTGTCGTTTGGTCCCCTACAAGCGGGTGGATCTTGTAGTGGAAGCCTTCAACCGCTTGGGTCTACCCCTGCTTGTGGTGGGGGATGGTCCGGAGAAGGAGCGATTGGAGGCTCTAGCTGGTCCCACGGTCACCTTGCTCGGCCGTCAGTCCCAGCAGCAGGTGGAAGAGCTCATGGCCCTTTGTCGGGCATTTGTGTACGCCGGCCTGGAGGACTTCGGCATTGCTCCGGTGGAAGCAATGGCTTCCGGAGCGCCGGTGATTGGGTTGGGGCGGGGTGGTTTGTTGGACACGGTGCGTTGTGCGGCTGCCGGGATTCCTGAGCCCACTGGGGTGCTGTTCCCGGAACAAAGCGTCGAGTCGTTGGTGCAGGCAGTGGAGTGGTTTGAACAAGAACGGATTTGGCGTTCTCTGGATGCAGAAGCCATTCGTGCGTGGGCCGAACGCTTCAGACCGGAAGCCTTTGCGGCGCGCTTTGAATCGGTTCTCCGAACAGCTTGGAGTGCCCATCAGCGGGGCTGTGCCGTTGCAGCGAGTGACCCTGCGGAGATGCCAGGGCTGCGCCTGTGA
- the ubiE gene encoding bifunctional demethylmenaquinone methyltransferase/2-methoxy-6-polyprenyl-1,4-benzoquinol methylase UbiE, producing the protein MKPGDPAAVEQLFDAVAPRYDRLNDVLSFGLHRQWKRQLVRALKPVAGEHWLDLCCGTGDLALELGRCVRPAGAVTGLDAAAAPIERARQRQRQQPWLPVAFRQGDALQTGLSTACADGAVMAYGLRNLADPLQGLKELRRLLKPGGRAGVLDFNRLPQSGAAAAFQRFYLRRLVVPAAASVGLREEYAYLEKSLERFPTGLEQERLARQAGFAEANHRALVAGQMGILILRA; encoded by the coding sequence ATGAAGCCTGGTGATCCCGCGGCGGTGGAACAGCTGTTTGACGCTGTCGCTCCCCGCTACGACCGCCTCAACGATGTACTCAGTTTCGGGTTGCATCGCCAGTGGAAACGTCAGTTGGTGCGCGCCCTCAAGCCGGTGGCTGGCGAGCATTGGCTGGATCTGTGCTGCGGAACGGGGGACCTGGCCTTGGAACTGGGGCGATGTGTTCGTCCCGCTGGTGCGGTGACTGGTCTGGATGCCGCTGCTGCTCCCATTGAGCGCGCCCGCCAGCGCCAGCGTCAGCAGCCCTGGTTGCCGGTGGCCTTCCGGCAAGGGGATGCTCTGCAAACCGGCTTGTCCACAGCTTGCGCTGATGGTGCGGTGATGGCCTATGGATTGCGCAATCTGGCGGACCCCCTGCAGGGGCTGAAGGAACTGCGCCGGCTGTTGAAGCCAGGCGGGCGCGCTGGGGTGCTTGATTTCAACCGTCTGCCCCAAAGCGGTGCGGCGGCTGCCTTTCAGCGCTTCTATCTGCGTCGCCTGGTGGTGCCCGCTGCCGCCTCTGTGGGCTTACGTGAGGAGTACGCCTACCTGGAGAAAAGTCTGGAGCGCTTTCCTACGGGGCTTGAACAGGAGCGGCTGGCGCGGCAGGCGGGATTTGCCGAAGCGAACCACCGCGCGCTCGTGGCCGGACAGATGGGCATTTTGATCCTCAGGGCATGA
- the chlG gene encoding chlorophyll synthase ChlG: MSDARQLLGMKGASGTTNIWKLRLQLMKPVTWIPLIWGVICGAAASGNYEWRVDHVLAAFACMLMSGPLLAGFTQTINDYYDREIDAINEPYRPIPSGAIPLGQVKLQIWVLLLAGLGVSYGLDRWAGHTTPVVFLLALGGSFVSYIYSAPPLKLKQNGWLGNYALGASYIALPWWAGQALFGQLTWGTALLTLAYSLAGLGIAVVNDFKSVEGDRELGLQSLPVVFGIERASWISAAMIDVFQLAMVAVLIGIGQHFAAVLLVLLIVPQITFQDIWLLRDPVAFDVKYQASAQPFLVLGMLVTALAVGHSPLTQVM; encoded by the coding sequence GTGAGCGACGCGCGTCAGCTGCTTGGGATGAAGGGTGCCTCAGGCACCACCAACATCTGGAAGCTGCGGCTGCAGCTGATGAAACCGGTCACCTGGATCCCCTTGATATGGGGGGTGATCTGTGGTGCCGCGGCCAGCGGCAACTATGAGTGGCGTGTGGACCACGTGCTCGCCGCCTTCGCCTGCATGTTGATGAGCGGTCCCCTGCTGGCGGGCTTCACCCAGACCATCAACGACTACTACGACCGCGAGATCGACGCGATCAACGAGCCCTACCGACCGATCCCATCGGGAGCAATTCCCTTGGGCCAGGTGAAGCTGCAGATCTGGGTGCTGCTGCTCGCGGGTTTGGGCGTGTCCTACGGACTCGACCGATGGGCCGGCCACACCACCCCTGTGGTTTTTCTGCTGGCCTTGGGAGGCTCCTTTGTGAGCTACATCTATTCAGCCCCCCCGCTGAAGCTCAAGCAGAACGGCTGGCTGGGGAACTACGCCCTCGGTGCCAGCTACATCGCCCTGCCCTGGTGGGCCGGCCAGGCCTTGTTTGGACAACTGACCTGGGGCACAGCACTGCTCACCCTGGCCTACAGCCTTGCAGGTCTTGGCATCGCTGTCGTCAACGACTTCAAGAGCGTTGAGGGCGACCGTGAACTAGGACTTCAGTCGTTGCCCGTGGTTTTTGGCATCGAACGGGCCAGTTGGATCAGCGCCGCAATGATCGATGTTTTTCAACTGGCGATGGTTGCCGTCTTGATCGGGATCGGCCAGCATTTCGCAGCGGTTCTGCTGGTTCTCTTGATAGTTCCCCAGATCACCTTCCAGGACATCTGGTTACTGAGAGACCCCGTGGCCTTTGACGTGAAATATCAGGCCAGTGCCCAGCCCTTCTTGGTGCTCGGCATGTTGGTGACCGCTCTGGCCGTGGGCCACAGCCCCTTGACCCAGGTGATGTGA
- a CDS encoding DUF2862 domain-containing protein — protein MSQADAISIGSKVRVTRVRDRIPQAMVDLLKKDANGTVKDFRTVDGKGIGVVIELSDGSTSWFFEDEIAAA, from the coding sequence ATGTCCCAGGCTGACGCCATTTCGATCGGCTCCAAGGTCCGCGTGACCCGCGTGCGTGATCGCATTCCCCAAGCCATGGTTGATCTTCTGAAAAAGGATGCCAACGGCACGGTGAAGGATTTCCGCACCGTCGACGGCAAGGGAATCGGTGTGGTTATTGAGCTCAGCGATGGCTCCACCAGCTGGTTCTTCGAAGACGAAATCGCCGCCGCCTGA
- the cbiB gene encoding adenosylcobinamide-phosphate synthase CbiB has protein sequence MNSEAVGGLLVIGAALLDQLIGDPRRLLHPVVVMGWSIQQLRHWVEPWAGDHPIKLRIGGGLISLILVLGSVLTGWCMEQLLWLPSPWGWLSIPILTLSLASALAARSLRDSVLAVVDALPSAAEEDLEPARRNLSWIVGRDVQSLDRTGLLRAAAETASENAVDGVFAPLFWMGIGALLWMVVPSGPGPLALAWGFKASSTLDSMLGYRSGRLRWLGTAGARLDDLLTWLPCRMVMLTLPLVCPPWTQWMQRVQAAERDGSADPSPNAGRSEAIYAHCIGVQLGGENKYGERLVRKPVLGAGQPTPNEPLVRAVLKASSRLEIVWLSGLGIIQWAMNR, from the coding sequence ATGAACTCAGAAGCGGTGGGAGGCCTGCTGGTGATTGGGGCAGCACTGCTTGATCAGCTGATCGGTGACCCGCGCCGGTTGCTCCACCCCGTGGTGGTGATGGGGTGGAGCATTCAGCAGTTGCGCCATTGGGTCGAGCCATGGGCGGGGGACCATCCGATCAAGCTGCGGATCGGGGGAGGCTTGATCAGCCTGATCCTTGTGCTTGGCAGCGTCCTGACGGGCTGGTGTATGGAGCAGCTGCTGTGGCTTCCCTCCCCATGGGGATGGCTCAGCATTCCGATACTGACCCTGAGCCTCGCCAGCGCCCTAGCCGCTCGCAGCCTCAGGGACAGCGTGCTCGCCGTGGTGGATGCGCTGCCATCAGCAGCGGAGGAGGATCTCGAACCAGCCCGCCGGAACTTGAGCTGGATCGTTGGACGAGACGTTCAAAGTCTGGATCGCACGGGACTGCTCAGGGCCGCAGCTGAAACAGCCTCAGAGAATGCTGTGGATGGCGTGTTCGCACCGCTGTTCTGGATGGGGATCGGTGCACTGCTATGGATGGTCGTGCCTTCTGGCCCTGGTCCGCTGGCGCTGGCCTGGGGCTTCAAGGCCAGCAGCACGCTGGATTCCATGCTCGGGTACCGCAGCGGCCGGCTGCGCTGGCTGGGGACAGCCGGCGCTCGCCTCGATGATCTACTCACCTGGCTGCCCTGTCGGATGGTCATGCTGACGCTGCCCCTGGTCTGCCCACCCTGGACGCAATGGATGCAACGGGTGCAGGCGGCAGAGCGGGATGGCTCTGCGGATCCATCCCCCAATGCAGGTCGTTCAGAAGCGATCTACGCCCACTGCATCGGGGTCCAACTTGGTGGCGAGAACAAGTATGGAGAGCGCTTGGTGCGGAAACCTGTGCTGGGAGCTGGCCAACCAACGCCAAACGAGCCTTTGGTTAGAGCTGTTCTGAAGGCATCAAGCAGGCTGGAGATCGTCTGGCTCAGTGGTCTTGGGATCATCCAATGGGCAATGAACCGCTGA
- the hisF gene encoding imidazole glycerol phosphate synthase subunit HisF: MVALRLIPCLDVARGRVVKGVNFVGLRDAGDPVELACRYSRAGADELVFLDIAASHEGRGTLIDMVRRTAESVTIPFTVGGGISTVEGITELLRAGADKVSLNSSAVRRPELVREGADQFGCQCIVVAIDARRRNAGGWDVYVKGGRENTGLDVVEWAQRVAGLGAGEILLTSMDGDGTQAGYDLALTRAVADAVPIPVIASGGAGCLDHIAEALNVGPEGGHASAALLASLLHDGVLTVEQIKQNLLSRGLTIRP, from the coding sequence ATGGTTGCTCTGCGTCTGATTCCCTGCCTGGATGTCGCCCGAGGACGGGTGGTGAAAGGTGTCAATTTCGTTGGCCTGCGCGATGCCGGTGATCCGGTTGAGCTGGCTTGCCGTTACAGCCGGGCAGGGGCGGATGAACTCGTGTTCCTCGACATCGCAGCCAGCCATGAGGGGCGCGGCACCCTGATCGACATGGTGCGTCGCACAGCTGAATCGGTCACGATCCCTTTCACGGTTGGCGGTGGCATTAGCACCGTTGAGGGAATCACCGAGTTGTTGCGGGCCGGTGCCGACAAGGTGAGCCTCAACTCCTCGGCGGTGCGGCGTCCTGAGCTGGTGCGAGAGGGGGCCGATCAGTTCGGCTGCCAGTGCATTGTCGTGGCCATTGATGCCCGGCGGCGCAATGCCGGCGGCTGGGATGTGTATGTGAAGGGAGGCCGCGAGAACACCGGCCTCGATGTTGTGGAGTGGGCTCAGCGGGTGGCTGGTCTCGGGGCTGGAGAGATCCTGCTCACCTCCATGGATGGTGATGGCACCCAGGCTGGTTACGACCTCGCCCTGACCCGGGCCGTGGCCGATGCGGTCCCCATCCCGGTGATCGCCTCCGGTGGTGCGGGCTGCCTGGATCACATCGCTGAGGCGTTGAACGTGGGTCCTGAGGGAGGCCATGCTTCCGCAGCCTTGCTGGCCTCGTTGCTGCACGACGGTGTTCTCACCGTGGAACAGATCAAGCAAAATCTGCTTTCCCGTGGCCTGACGATCCGTCCATGA
- the glyQ gene encoding glycine--tRNA ligase subunit alpha has protein sequence MHFQDIISTLNRFWADQGCLLLQPYDTEKGAGTMSPHTVLRAIGPEPWVVAYPEPCRRPTDGRYGDNPNRAQHYFQYQVLIKPSPDGIQETYLASLEALGIKAADHDIRFVEDNWESPTLGAWGVGWEVWLDGMEVTQFTYFQQCGGIDCKPVSIEITYGLERLAMYLQDVESIWDLSWNSERSYGEIWLPFEKGQCHFNFEASNPERLKQLFAIYEAEAADLIEQQLPAPALDFVLKCSHTFNLLEARGVISVTERTATIGRIRNLARKVAEAWLAEREALGFPLLKGGTLETAV, from the coding sequence GTGCATTTTCAGGACATCATCAGCACGCTCAACCGGTTCTGGGCGGACCAGGGGTGTCTGTTGCTGCAGCCCTACGACACCGAGAAGGGTGCCGGCACCATGAGCCCCCACACGGTGCTCCGGGCAATTGGCCCTGAGCCCTGGGTCGTGGCCTATCCCGAACCCTGCCGTCGCCCCACCGACGGCCGTTATGGCGACAACCCCAACCGGGCCCAGCACTATTTCCAGTACCAGGTGCTGATCAAGCCATCCCCAGATGGCATCCAGGAGACCTACCTGGCGTCACTGGAGGCGTTGGGCATCAAGGCCGCTGATCACGACATCCGTTTCGTCGAAGACAACTGGGAGTCCCCAACCCTCGGCGCATGGGGTGTGGGTTGGGAGGTATGGCTCGACGGCATGGAGGTGACCCAGTTCACCTATTTCCAGCAATGCGGCGGCATCGATTGCAAGCCCGTTTCGATTGAGATCACCTACGGCCTCGAGCGGCTGGCGATGTATCTCCAAGACGTGGAAAGCATCTGGGACCTCAGCTGGAACAGCGAGCGCAGTTACGGCGAGATCTGGCTGCCGTTTGAAAAGGGGCAGTGCCACTTCAACTTTGAGGCCTCCAATCCCGAGCGGCTCAAGCAGTTGTTCGCCATCTATGAAGCGGAAGCGGCAGATCTGATCGAGCAGCAGCTGCCGGCACCGGCCTTGGATTTCGTTCTGAAGTGCAGCCACACCTTCAACCTGCTGGAGGCCCGTGGCGTGATTTCCGTGACGGAGCGCACCGCCACCATCGGTCGGATTCGCAACCTGGCTCGCAAGGTGGCCGAGGCCTGGCTGGCGGAACGGGAGGCCCTTGGTTTCCCGCTCTTAAAAGGGGGAACTCTCGAGACAGCGGTCTGA
- a CDS encoding ComEC/Rec2 family competence protein, protein MGPRRGGFLVDLVAGSAQVQLPEDIREAFRMAGLSHALAASGFHLTVLLGNVLMLARRWPPGLRLPLAAMALLLFLCLAGAQPLVVRAVLMAYRCSACSLALEYW, encoded by the coding sequence ATGGGGCCGCGGCGGGGCGGTTTCCTGGTCGATCTGGTAGCGGGAAGCGCCCAGGTGCAGCTCCCGGAAGACATCCGAGAGGCGTTCCGTATGGCCGGCTTGTCCCATGCCCTTGCGGCATCTGGGTTTCACCTCACGGTTCTGCTCGGCAATGTGCTGATGCTGGCCCGCCGCTGGCCGCCTGGCCTGCGGCTTCCCCTGGCGGCCATGGCGCTGCTGCTGTTTCTCTGCCTTGCCGGAGCCCAGCCATTGGTGGTGCGGGCGGTGCTGATGGCCTATCGGTGCAGCGCCTGCAGCCTCGCTCTGGAGTACTGGTGA
- a CDS encoding sugar transferase, giving the protein MTSASRPSLIQSAGRAARRGKCKPHLALISAPPSVLSTGTLIRHQNRWGRVFKRTGDIVFSLAVLTIGSPVLLLLAGLVKLSSPGPVFYVQRRVGRSYQRFGCIKFRTMRADADAVLARVLEADSSLRAEFERDFKLKRDPRITPLGRFLRRSSLDELPQFLNVLRGEMSVVGPRPIVEKELVRYGPYMDEVASVRPGLTGLWQVSGRNNLSYKKRVKLDLVYARGRSFGLDFAIILRTFGVLLLPMDRGAY; this is encoded by the coding sequence TTGACCTCGGCCTCCCGGCCATCTTTGATTCAGTCCGCAGGGCGTGCAGCTCGCCGTGGCAAGTGCAAGCCCCACCTTGCGCTGATCTCAGCCCCGCCATCGGTTCTGTCCACCGGCACGCTGATCCGCCACCAGAACCGTTGGGGCCGAGTCTTCAAGCGCACAGGAGACATTGTTTTTTCACTCGCCGTACTCACCATCGGTTCACCGGTGTTGCTGCTTCTTGCGGGATTGGTGAAGCTCAGTTCACCGGGGCCTGTGTTTTACGTTCAGCGTCGGGTGGGCCGTAGCTACCAACGTTTTGGCTGCATCAAGTTCCGCACCATGCGGGCCGATGCGGATGCCGTTCTTGCGCGTGTTCTGGAGGCAGATTCTTCCCTGCGTGCTGAGTTCGAGCGCGACTTCAAGTTGAAACGTGATCCCCGAATCACTCCCCTGGGCCGTTTCCTGCGCCGCTCGAGTCTTGATGAGCTTCCACAGTTCTTGAATGTTCTTCGTGGGGAGATGAGCGTGGTCGGTCCACGCCCAATCGTCGAGAAAGAACTCGTTCGTTATGGCCCTTATATGGATGAAGTTGCCTCAGTCCGCCCTGGGTTGACGGGCCTTTGGCAAGTGAGTGGCAGAAACAATTTGAGTTACAAGAAACGGGTCAAGCTTGATCTGGTCTATGCCCGTGGTCGTTCGTTCGGCCTGGACTTTGCCATTATCCTCCGCACATTTGGTGTGTTGCTCCTACCGATGGATCGAGGTGCTTACTGA